One Spirochaetota bacterium genomic region harbors:
- a CDS encoding serine/threonine-protein phosphatase, translating to MFLFTDGIVERKNKNNSHLEIDGFKNIISELVDKGLSGKELFSNTLEKIEKFAEGTPTRDDYTLLLVERF from the coding sequence AATGTTCCTCTTCACAGACGGAATAGTTGAAAGAAAAAACAAAAACAACTCACACCTTGAGATAGATGGCTTCAAAAATATAATCTCTGAACTAGTGGATAAGGGACTTTCTGGAAAGGAATTGTTCTCAAACACATTGGAAAAAATTGAAAAATTCGCAGAAGGAACCCCAACAAGAGATGACTATACCCTATTACTCGTTG